A genomic segment from Paenibacillus sp. FSL K6-1096 encodes:
- a CDS encoding Gfo/Idh/MocA family oxidoreductase, producing MTIRFGVVGTNWITDRFIQAGLENEEFLLTAVYSRTEEKGQAFAAKYAGASIYTDLEQMVSSSEVDAVYIASPNSMHAEQAIICMNHGKHVLCEKPAASNSRELKAMIEAARSNDVLFMEAMKSTFMPNFGVIRDNLYKLGQVRRYFAGYCQYSSRYDAYRQGTVLNAFNPEYSNGSLMDLGIYCLYPMVVLFGKPDSVKALGLMLGSGVDGEGSMVMRYPDMGAVIMHSKIADSYLPAEIQGENGTMVIDKINQPYQVKIHYRDGTVEELTLPQVYESMYYEVQEFIELLKSGRRESEINSHANSLAVAELMEEARAQIGLRYASDL from the coding sequence ATGACAATTCGTTTCGGGGTCGTAGGGACTAACTGGATTACTGACCGATTCATTCAGGCGGGACTGGAGAACGAGGAGTTCCTGCTCACGGCTGTGTATTCCCGCACAGAGGAGAAGGGGCAGGCCTTCGCAGCCAAGTATGCCGGAGCTTCGATCTACACGGATCTGGAGCAGATGGTATCCAGCAGTGAGGTGGATGCAGTGTACATCGCCAGCCCGAACTCCATGCACGCGGAACAGGCGATCATATGTATGAATCACGGCAAGCATGTGCTCTGTGAGAAGCCGGCGGCCTCCAACAGCCGCGAGCTGAAGGCGATGATCGAAGCGGCGCGCAGCAATGATGTGCTGTTCATGGAAGCGATGAAGTCTACGTTCATGCCGAATTTCGGCGTGATCCGGGACAATCTGTATAAGCTGGGGCAGGTTCGGCGGTATTTTGCCGGGTATTGTCAATATTCGTCCAGATATGATGCCTACCGCCAAGGGACCGTGCTGAATGCCTTCAATCCCGAGTACTCCAATGGTTCGCTGATGGATCTGGGCATCTATTGCCTGTATCCGATGGTGGTTTTGTTCGGCAAGCCGGATTCAGTGAAGGCGCTAGGCCTGATGCTCGGTTCGGGCGTGGACGGCGAAGGCAGCATGGTGATGCGCTACCCGGACATGGGGGCCGTGATTATGCATTCCAAAATTGCTGATTCCTACCTGCCGGCAGAGATTCAAGGAGAGAACGGAACGATGGTGATCGACAAGATCAACCAGCCCTACCAGGTCAAAATCCACTACCGCGACGGAACCGTCGAGGAGCTTACGCTCCCGCAGGTATATGAGTCGATGTATTATGAGGTGCAGGAGTTCATTGAGCTGCTAAAGAGCGGCCGCAGGGAGAGTGAGATCAACAGCCATGCCAATTCCCTGGCGGTGGCCGAGCTGATGGAAGAGGCGAGAGCCCAGATCGGCCTGCGGTATGCTTCGGATCTCTAG
- a CDS encoding DsbA family protein codes for MNTNPMICDLKTGVCGPGGEDAVQMMDFNPQPQPQITLYYATDPICSHCWALEPVLNRFIHQYGQYFKIELLMGGLLAGWSGFADKANGISQPADVAGHWREVGEHSRMPIDGSLWLNDPVMSSYPPSRVFKVIQSRHPGQEHAFLRRAREAVFVFNRNIGTDEVLTEIVNSLGLPGEEIVQASGLEAAQDQLEADFQKAAQLGVRGFPTLILVNQENKGVKIVGARSLEQYVEALQQLVPEQLIPAALPGMAELLTEGQLLFSREIEAMYDIAQDDVESFTAAALPEHSYRTRHILGEMFVEPS; via the coding sequence ATGAATACAAATCCTATGATCTGTGATCTAAAGACGGGGGTGTGCGGTCCGGGCGGAGAAGATGCTGTGCAAATGATGGACTTCAATCCGCAGCCACAGCCCCAAATTACTCTCTATTATGCTACAGACCCGATCTGTTCACACTGCTGGGCGCTGGAGCCTGTGCTGAACCGGTTCATTCACCAATATGGCCAATACTTCAAAATAGAGCTGCTGATGGGCGGATTGCTGGCGGGCTGGAGCGGATTCGCTGACAAGGCGAACGGCATCTCGCAGCCTGCCGATGTGGCCGGACACTGGAGAGAGGTCGGGGAGCATTCCCGGATGCCCATTGACGGCAGTCTTTGGCTGAACGACCCGGTTATGTCCTCTTATCCGCCCTCCCGGGTATTCAAAGTCATTCAGAGCAGACATCCCGGACAAGAGCATGCCTTCCTGCGGCGGGCAAGAGAGGCGGTCTTCGTCTTCAACCGCAATATCGGTACAGATGAGGTCCTCACAGAGATTGTGAACAGTCTCGGACTGCCCGGGGAGGAGATTGTTCAGGCCTCCGGCCTGGAAGCGGCACAGGACCAGCTGGAGGCGGATTTCCAGAAGGCGGCCCAGCTTGGCGTGCGCGGCTTCCCCACTCTGATCCTGGTCAACCAGGAGAATAAAGGGGTCAAAATCGTCGGCGCCCGGAGCCTGGAGCAATATGTAGAAGCCCTGCAGCAGCTTGTACCCGAGCAGCTGATTCCGGCTGCACTCCCCGGGATGGCAGAGCTGCTGACCGAAGGACAGCTGCTCTTCTCCAGAGAAATCGAGGCGATGTATGATATCGCTCAAGATGATGTGGAGTCCTTCACCGCCGCAGCGCTTCCTGAGCACTCCTACCGCACCCGGCATATTCTGGGTGAGATGTTCGTTGAACCGTCCTGA
- a CDS encoding helix-turn-helix domain-containing protein: MKYEVDLTQMCPATFAFHVISGKWNLPILALLSGGEPVRYNELKRKLNGITGTTLTNCLKDLIDYGIIHREQYHEVPPRVEYSLTPAGKELVPLIEDIVAWGTRNMHVPG; the protein is encoded by the coding sequence ATGAAATACGAAGTAGACTTAACGCAGATGTGCCCGGCGACCTTTGCCTTTCATGTTATCAGCGGGAAGTGGAATTTGCCCATACTGGCTTTGCTGAGCGGGGGTGAGCCGGTCCGGTACAACGAATTAAAAAGAAAACTGAACGGCATCACCGGAACCACGTTAACGAATTGTCTCAAAGATCTTATCGATTACGGAATTATCCATCGCGAGCAGTATCATGAGGTGCCGCCGCGCGTCGAGTACTCCCTGACCCCGGCCGGGAAGGAGCTGGTCCCGCTAATCGAGGATATTGTGGCCTGGGGTACCAGAAATATGCATGTGCCCGGCTGA
- a CDS encoding radical SAM/SPASM domain-containing protein — translation MKTFKKVYIEITSVCNLACSFCPPTERQKNFMKLETFNMILDEIKPHSNHIYLHVKGEPLLHPKLGELLDAAHAKGFKVNITTNGTLIHKAGPKLLGKPALRQMNFSLHSFDGHAGSENREGYLAEIIQFVREISARGVIVSFRLWNLTEDNRTNLEKQRNRETLALLEEAFGLDYRIEEKVVPGSGVKIAPRVYLNQDHEFKWPALHEPEDDGKGFCHALRSQAAVLVDGTVVPCCLDGEGVIKLGNIHEQPFSEIVEGERANNLYYGFSRREAVEELCRKCGYRQRFGT, via the coding sequence TTGAAGACGTTCAAAAAGGTATACATCGAGATTACAAGCGTCTGCAACCTGGCGTGCAGCTTCTGTCCGCCCACGGAACGGCAGAAGAACTTCATGAAGCTGGAGACCTTCAATATGATCCTCGATGAGATCAAACCGCACAGCAATCACATCTATCTCCATGTCAAAGGCGAGCCGCTGCTGCACCCGAAGCTGGGCGAGCTGCTCGATGCCGCTCATGCCAAGGGCTTCAAGGTGAACATTACGACCAACGGGACGCTGATCCATAAAGCGGGGCCGAAGCTGCTCGGCAAGCCGGCGCTGCGGCAGATGAACTTCTCGCTGCACAGCTTCGACGGCCATGCCGGCTCCGAGAACCGCGAGGGCTATCTCGCGGAGATTATACAGTTCGTCCGGGAGATCTCGGCGCGCGGCGTCATTGTCTCGTTCCGGCTGTGGAATCTGACCGAGGACAACCGCACCAATCTGGAGAAGCAGCGCAACCGCGAGACGCTGGCCCTGCTGGAGGAGGCCTTTGGACTCGACTACCGGATTGAGGAGAAGGTCGTTCCCGGCAGCGGAGTGAAGATCGCCCCGCGTGTATATCTGAACCAGGACCATGAGTTCAAATGGCCCGCCCTGCATGAGCCGGAGGATGACGGCAAGGGCTTCTGCCACGCGCTGCGCAGCCAGGCGGCGGTGCTGGTGGACGGTACGGTGGTTCCCTGCTGCCTCGACGGCGAAGGCGTTATCAAGCTGGGCAATATCCATGAGCAGCCGTTCTCGGAGATTGTCGAGGGGGAGCGGGCGAACAATCTGTACTACGGCTTTTCCCGGCGGGAGGCTGTGGAGGAGCTGTGCCGCAAATGCGGCTACCGGCAGCGGTTCGGAACTTAG
- the thrC gene encoding threonine synthase, producing MEYISTRGKVAARGFIDTVLMGLADDGGLMVPAEIPVISPEKLEEWRSLSYQELFLEIFSYYINDEIPYEDLRKMVYTSYGNFRAPEVTPLRKVKDSLYVLELFHGPTFAFKDVALQFMGELYSYIAKVRGEIIHILGATSGDTGAAAIQGVRGKEGIKICILHPHGKVSKVQELQMTTVEDSNVLNLSVEGNFDDCQKIIKELFADLDFKGRYHLRAVNSINFVRILAQTVYYFYAYLQLPGSDQKKVNISVPSGNFGNIFSGFLAQQMGLPIRKLIIATNENNILERFVLTGEYKPGSFIGTYSPSMDIQVASNFERYLYYLVGEDAEKVSAYMAALQSEGSFTVDGELLARVQEDFSALGVKNERCLEIISQYEQEAGYLLDPHSACGVAASEQFGTPDETSIAFATAHPAKFDEAIKLTGIKQEFPAQIAALFEQPQHQVVVDHDKAEIVRQLVAFYG from the coding sequence ATGGAGTATATAAGCACAAGAGGCAAGGTAGCGGCCAGAGGGTTTATTGACACGGTACTGATGGGGCTGGCCGATGACGGCGGACTGATGGTGCCGGCTGAGATTCCGGTGATTTCCCCGGAGAAGCTGGAGGAATGGAGAAGCCTGAGCTATCAGGAGCTGTTCCTTGAGATTTTCTCCTATTATATCAATGATGAGATTCCCTATGAGGATCTGCGCAAAATGGTCTACACCAGCTATGGCAACTTCCGTGCTCCAGAGGTGACGCCGCTGCGCAAGGTGAAGGATTCCCTGTATGTGCTGGAGCTGTTCCATGGGCCGACCTTTGCCTTCAAGGATGTGGCGCTGCAATTCATGGGTGAGCTGTATTCCTATATTGCCAAGGTGCGGGGCGAGATTATCCACATTCTCGGCGCTACCTCCGGCGATACCGGGGCGGCTGCGATTCAGGGCGTACGCGGCAAGGAAGGCATCAAAATCTGTATCCTTCATCCGCACGGCAAGGTCAGCAAGGTGCAGGAGCTGCAAATGACCACCGTAGAGGACAGCAATGTGCTGAACCTGTCCGTAGAGGGCAACTTCGACGATTGCCAGAAGATTATCAAGGAGCTGTTCGCCGACCTTGACTTCAAGGGACGGTACCACCTGCGGGCGGTCAATTCGATTAACTTCGTGCGCATACTGGCGCAGACGGTCTATTACTTCTATGCTTATCTGCAGCTTCCGGGCAGCGATCAGAAGAAGGTGAATATCAGTGTGCCTTCGGGCAACTTCGGCAATATTTTCTCAGGCTTCCTGGCGCAGCAAATGGGCTTGCCGATCCGCAAGCTGATCATCGCAACCAATGAGAACAACATCCTGGAGCGGTTCGTATTAACGGGCGAGTACAAGCCGGGCAGCTTCATCGGCACCTACAGCCCGTCGATGGATATTCAGGTGGCGAGCAACTTTGAGCGGTATCTGTACTATCTGGTGGGCGAGGATGCGGAGAAGGTATCTGCGTATATGGCTGCTTTGCAGAGTGAAGGCTCCTTCACGGTGGACGGCGAACTGCTGGCCCGGGTCCAGGAGGACTTCTCCGCACTGGGTGTGAAGAACGAGCGGTGCCTGGAGATCATCAGCCAATATGAGCAGGAAGCCGGTTATCTGCTGGATCCGCATTCGGCCTGCGGTGTAGCCGCCAGCGAGCAGTTCGGCACGCCTGACGAGACAAGCATCGCCTTCGCGACGGCGCATCCGGCCAAGTTCGACGAGGCGATCAAGTTGACGGGCATCAAGCAGGAGTTCCCGGCGCAGATCGCGGCCCTGTTCGAGCAGCCGCAGCATCAGGTGGTCGTCGATCATGACAAGGCGGAGATTGTGCGCCAGCTTGTGGCTTTTTACGGTTAA
- a CDS encoding CYTH domain-containing protein, which translates to MAMEIERKFLLPEYPERLIEEGQLKVLTRHSIDQTYLAIEEGQELRVRKITDLDTGEVTYTHTFKNGLGISRQEIEYSISAGLYNQMIEAVKAVPLVKTRITAVWNGTTVEIDLYTQLELTVLEVEFESLEEAQRFAAPEWFGQDVSTEKKYSNKTVWKELQNR; encoded by the coding sequence ATGGCGATGGAGATTGAACGCAAATTCCTGCTGCCGGAATACCCGGAGCGGCTGATTGAAGAAGGGCAGCTGAAGGTGCTGACCCGTCACAGTATTGACCAGACGTACCTTGCCATTGAGGAAGGGCAGGAGCTGCGGGTGCGCAAGATTACCGATCTGGACACCGGTGAGGTTACGTATACCCATACGTTCAAGAATGGCCTGGGCATCAGCCGACAGGAGATTGAATATTCCATATCCGCCGGTTTATACAACCAGATGATTGAGGCTGTGAAGGCGGTCCCGCTGGTCAAAACCCGGATCACCGCCGTCTGGAACGGCACAACGGTGGAGATTGATCTCTATACCCAGCTGGAGCTGACGGTGCTGGAGGTTGAATTCGAGTCGCTGGAGGAAGCGCAGCGCTTCGCGGCCCCGGAATGGTTCGGGCAGGATGTCAGCACCGAGAAGAAGTACAGCAATAAGACGGTCTGGAAAGAGCTCCAGAACAGATGA